The Toxotes jaculatrix isolate fToxJac2 chromosome 20, fToxJac2.pri, whole genome shotgun sequence DNA segment TCGGTGGGTAGGAGctatgaaaagaacaaaatcaaATGTTAATACTCAGAAAACAATTGTGGGTTGTTGCAGGATATTGGGGAATTAAACTGTAACAACCTCTCccatcagcagcttcagcagcgTGGACTTCCCTGCACCGTTGGGCCCCACCAGAGCCACTCGTGTATCCAAGTCAATACCAAACTCCAggtttgtatatatgtgtggCTACAGGAAACATGAACAGATGAGTGAGACTGAAATAAATCCATTTTTCAGTGAACAAAACTTTGTGCTTCCTACTGTATTCACTATACTCACTGTGTTGTCACTGTACTTGAAGCTCACGTTCTGAACCATGATAACAGGGGGAGGAATCTTCCCacagggaggaaaataaaatgacagagtctgtgggagacagagggaggcatTAGTATCGTGATAgtaaatgtatatgtgtgtgtcactgggtCAAAACCACTCCTTGGTGGTAACACTGCCAGTTTCCAAACCACTATTACAAGCCTATCAGTAACCCACTACATTACAGTACCTTGTCATTCACAACTTTTTCAGTCAAGCCTGACGCCACCAtcttctgcagtgttttctctttgctctgtgcCTGTCGTGCCAGTTTTGCGGAACCGTGACCAAACCTGGCTATGTAATTCTGGAGGAGAGGGATGTAAAATAGGACAATGAGTGCAGGTCTTGATTCTCCATATAACCACGTAATGATTGTTTGCAGAAACTTGCGACTGTTTAGAACACAAAAGGAAACAATTTCAGGATTTTCCCCAGGAAATTGTCTGTCACATCCTGTTACATCAATTTACTTAGTAAATAACTGTCTAAACCATTAGTCACATTAAATTTTGTAAATTTTGTTATGTGAAATAGCACTTCTGatgtttcattaaaatgtattaattacAGTCCAACTCCCCATTGTTTGCAGTTAAAACATTCCACCACATGGTGTCCCTCATTTACCTTCATGTGTGCTATCTGGTCCTGTTCCCAGTTGAAGCGCTTCATTTGGTTCTCTTCCAGCTCCTCTCTGGTCTTCACATACTGGTCATAGTTaccctaaaaataaaaatagatttgCATGGTCATCAAACAGGCCGTTGGCCAATCACATAATTAGTAACAGCCTACCCCCAGTTTCCTTATTTAGAGTGATGAGGTCACAGATGGCAGAGTCCATCTGAGATACTTTTAAGACCTTCCAAGGGATGCTGGGACTGCTTTCCTTTCTGGCACTGTGCTTCTTAATTTTGGTTTAAGGCACAAGCAGTAGTTTCAGCCAAGTGTTCTTACCGTGTAGTATTTCAGCTTTCTCTGATGTAGGTGGATGATATTGGTGCACACACCGTTCAGGAAGTCTTGAGAGTGTGAGATGAGCACAAGGATCCTCCTGAACCTGTATCATCAGATTGATTAATACTCATCTCCACATACACATGAAATACGTACATAACTGTATGGACTCTAAACAGTGAAGCAGGGTGTGAACTTACGACTTCAGCTCCTCTTCCAACCACACACAAGCATCCAGATCCAAGTGGTTAGTGGGCTCATCCAGCAACAGCATGAAGGGCTTGATAAACAGGGCTctgcaaaaataatgaatatttatttatgttcagtTTACAGAAAACCTGTCATGAGTTAGCCTCCATAGTTTCACTTAGAAAACGTCTTAACttgacaaaaatatgaacattcTGAACTAGATGAAGCTCTGCTGTGAGTTGCACGAGGTAACTTATATACAATGTCACTGAATGGTGTAGTGCTAAGCCCTTTGTCTTTACCTAGCCAGAGCAACACGcatcctccatcctccactGAAGTCCTTCAGTTTCTTATTCTGCATTGCAGTGCTGAAACCCAAACCGTGGAGGATCCGAGAGGCTCGCACCTCTGCCTTGTCTGCATCCAGCTCTTCCAGACGCTCATACAGCTCCATCAGCTTCTCACACTCAGCTGTGAAGGGAAAGGGAGGCATGCTTACTCTTAATTTCAACCAATACAGCATCATAAGGACATCTAAACCCAAATCATCAACACTCAGATTGGGtttatgttttgcatttctCCTCTGCAGTTTCTTATTGCATGGTATAATCTCATGGAACTCACAGTCCTCGTGGGCaagtctctctgcctctttctccagCATAATCCTCTCTTCATCAACCTCCAtaacacactgcagagctgtcTTGTCGCTGGGGGCCATCTCCCGGGTCAAGTGGTAAATATCAATGTGCTCTGGAATGGGAATCTCACGATGCCCAATGGCTGACAACAGCATGGATTTTCctgaaaggttaaaaaaatatatatatacatattactGTATGTGGTATGTAACAGGTAAGTGAAGTTAAAAAGTGTAAAAGTTCAAGCATGCCAGTTAAGACTGTGTAGCTTTCTCAGTACctaaaacacatcactgaatgGAGACACTACTGACAAGAAACATTCTGAGCCAGGAGAAAAAAGGTTACCTGTGCCATTAAGTCCAATGAGGCCATAGCGTCTGCCTGAGTTGAGCTCCAGGCTGGTGTCTGCTAACAGCTCTTGCCCATGGAAAGTGAGCGAGAGGCTGCTGATGTGGACATCAGTGCTGTTCGGGTGTGATGCCAAAACGCCTGTCACTGCCCGTGCCTCTGTCTTCCGCAGCTCAAATTCATCCAGTTCCTTAGTCAAACTAGCAATACCTGTCAAAACAAAACCCTGTTCACTATTTTGCACAATAATCAAGCTAAATATGAACTCACGGAAACAACAAAAAGGTTCAAATGTGGTGCACTATGCAAATCTGACTCATAAAAGATATGTGACATGCCAGTGCCAGAGTGCATCTCAGGAATGACAGCTAACCACGACCAAGCCTAGAATGGTAATATTTACTCAAAGATCAGTCTTCCTCTCACCATTGCTCTCTGCTCCATTACGCTGGGTCTCTGGTTGTTCACTCTCCCCATCTACCTCATCAGGTTTCTTGGTACGCTGGCGGGCTTTGGCAGCCTCCTTCTTCTTCGCTGCCTTCTTCTTGGCTAAGTCGGATGGCATGGTTTTGCAAGGCTGATCAATTATTAGAAAtaaaagagggggaaaaggaCACACATAAATCAACAGTCACTCTAATAATACTAtattgtgtaaagaaaaaaaacaaaccataaCGGTACCCATATTCTCAGTTGCTCAATTATTTCGCAGTTTTGAGACTGAGTCATCATAAAAATGACTAATAGATTACAGAGAGTAGCCTAAGGAGATGATCACTTGCCGGTTAAGCAGCGTCAAAAATATGCCGGTGTAACTTTACATTCATACAGTCATTTACAGCTgatctttaatttaattttaaggAAATCAGAAAAGGCCTAATACCGCTCACGGTACAGCCCCAAGAGCTGTGATGGTGGTTACCGCATACCACTAAGACcgcattttatttcctttcagtCCCACCTGCTCGCACGCTTTCTTCACGTTATAAAGCCTGGTAGCCCAGCTGTTAGCAGCTAACGGTAGCTGATGCCGCTAACATCAATGGTAAATTCTGTCACTTTAGACTGATTAGTCGataacaatactcagacagtaAGGTACCTGAATTGAGCCAAACCGTCACACATAGTAGACAAATCACATCAGTTTTCACAAACTGCCCGCTGACTGCGTTAGCCTTCTAGCTAAGCTAACAACGGTAGCTCACTACAATTAACAGGCCTGAGCCGCTAAAGCTAACCTGACGCAAGGCCCAACTAGCTACGACAAGCTCTGAAGGCGGCTAATTCGGTGGGTAGTTAATGTTTTTCAAGTCCACGTTTCTTTCCGCGGCAACCTGTGTATGATATCCATTTGAGTCGTACTTGTCAGGCGCCATTAATATCTATCTTACCTGGATAAAGAGTTAGTGTTCTCCGGACCACACCGATGTCTCGTGTCCACTTTTCGCCGGGTGGATGTAGCCGCTCGCCAAACCGCCAGACGAACCATATAAGGCCAAGAAGGGCGGTGTTAACACATGGGCCGTCCCCTTCTCGTTGTACTGCAGTAAAACGTCCATTTACTCTCACAGTAGTATAAGATTTAATTCATAAATGGGTAAAATAATGTAATGATTGGCAGGGACTTAAAAATATAGTGAGTTAATAAGCCTGACAAAAGAAATGAGAGGCAGTGAAGGATGGGCGAAGGAGCCAATGTCCATAAATTAAATTAGataacaaaaattaaataaaataaataagttagtattgcaaatgaataaatgataaaaaacgaACATAtgtaaagtggcagagttatatatataaaaacaaatagttCAACACCAGGTATGCAGAAGAGGCTGAtgtcaataaaatgtaaattgagTAAGTTTCAGTCACATAGTATTGCACATGAAATGATGTGGTTAAAACAAACTAGGCACTGACTGATTAAAAGTTACAGATGTTCAACATACAAAAAACTCGCAAAAATAGAGGATCATGATTGCACAATACATAAAAAGCCAGAGAATAGTGTAACAGGCTCATTGTGATTCCCTGAAGATACAGTTAACTCActcaaataatatttttttaaaatctgaccaacagtccaaaacccaaagatgttaGGTTTGAAAACTGGTCAGACcactaaaaaaaattatgaatcAGTCACCAAGATTGTTTCCTGCCTTGCTTTTCTGGGTGGCTGTGAAAAGAATTAATCTACTATGCATAGTGCAGGGTCAGTAGGGGTTCAGCAATCATTGCCCCAGGGAGCCCTAGAAACttaatccagccatgatctTCATATATGTTGACACGGGCCCACacataaatcatcatcatttacattcatatgaatatgatattttgagattaTGGGCTTTAGTATTGTGTTATTAAGCGGTTATTACCGCACAGGCACAGGTCCGTTGAGTCAGTCAGAGgtgatgctgcagcagcacaggctCAGGCGTTGATGATGAGGGCGAGAACGACGTGAGAGCGACGCTATTGCTACTCTGTGCATGTGGCACTCAATTTTTTTGAGGAAGTAAAAGAAACTGGAGAAAATGGACGACATACGTGTGGCTGCGCTTGATGGCTTTTTACCTGGATCGGCGACGAAAAGTGGGATCCGTGCCTTCGAGTCAGCGTTCGTGGAGATGGATCGAGAAGCCACATATCCGCACTAAAACAACGGTCGCGATGCTAGCATGCTAGCTTGCTCTTTGATGTTTGTTTCTCCGACACATAACGAGACTGTTGTACCGCGGGGATTATAGTTTCGGATGAGGCGATCAAAAACTTTCGAGTCCGCTCGCATTTCGGTTTTCCATTGCCAGATAACTAGGTAAACGTGATCAAGGTCATCCTTACCCTGTCACGTATCGCGTATAGCTATATAGTTAGCTCACTTTAAAAGTAGCTATTAGCGTAATCAAAATTAATTAGGCTAATTAACCTAGCGTTAGCTCGAAAGGCAATGTATACCCAGAGTAATGTTACATAGTTTACATAGGAGTGACTAACACAGCCAGCTTGGTTTGTTAGACAGCATTGAAGTCACATTAAATCTTAATGGTATTAAGCTACTTGCAATTAATTGTTCTTGAAAAAGGGTAAACTAGTTTACACCGTTAACTTAGCGTCAAGTTTGCAATCTCAAATATGAGGCTGAAGATAAAACGGTTTGTCTTTTAATTTAGTTTGTCTAGGAAGTAACGTTCAAATAAACCATTTTCGTGATAGGTtaattaaaatagttttttttttttttataacgaCTGTCTCACCggatgagacagaaagagacactaTGTGACATTTAAGTCAATTTTCCGACAGTGACAGTAAATCAGTTTCTcctaacacaggcacatttTTAGCTAAAAAAGTGTTAAGCTTGGGCAGGAAACCTGGCACATCTTTAAATGCTCTGTACACTGTAGCTAGTAAAATTTTCCTGAACCTCATTAAGTGTAGCTCATAACTGCCAGATATGCGTCTTTCCTCGTTTTTGGCCGTGTTCAGGCCTGCTTTACCCCTTATCCTCGGGCTGTC contains these protein-coding regions:
- the abcf2b gene encoding ATP-binding cassette, sub-family F, member 2b, producing MPSDLAKKKAAKKKEAAKARQRTKKPDEVDGESEQPETQRNGAESNGIASLTKELDEFELRKTEARAVTGVLASHPNSTDVHISSLSLTFHGQELLADTSLELNSGRRYGLIGLNGTGKSMLLSAIGHREIPIPEHIDIYHLTREMAPSDKTALQCVMEVDEERIMLEKEAERLAHEDSECEKLMELYERLEELDADKAEVRASRILHGLGFSTAMQNKKLKDFSGGWRMRVALARALFIKPFMLLLDEPTNHLDLDACVWLEEELKSFRRILVLISHSQDFLNGVCTNIIHLHQRKLKYYTGNYDQYVKTREELEENQMKRFNWEQDQIAHMKNYIARFGHGSAKLARQAQSKEKTLQKMVASGLTEKVVNDKTLSFYFPPCGKIPPPVIMVQNVSFKYSDNTPHIYTNLEFGIDLDTRVALVGPNGAGKSTLLKLLMGELLPTDGMIRKHSHVKIGRYHQHLTEQLELDLSPLEYMMKCFPEIKEKEEMRKIIGRYGLTGKQQVSPIRNLSDGQKCRVCFAWLAWQNPHMLFLDEPTNHLDIETIDALAEAVNEFEGGMMLVSHDFRLIQQVAQEIWVCENQTITKWNRDILAYKEHLKSKIEKQQAHDI